A single Lactuca sativa cultivar Salinas chromosome 8, Lsat_Salinas_v11, whole genome shotgun sequence DNA region contains:
- the LOC111903606 gene encoding glycosyltransferase BC10 — MKKEIRQMHLKTLAHYFLILVCGIGLGATLIFCLYSIPLNSKSKQVFTFQVPSTIIDNQRSGLFPLNPQMQNRTEITTPPTNIIVTNTTTRTIKEPTETPKPSATSAFLHRMKDDELFWRASMVPRIRKTPFKKTPKVAFMYLVRGRLPLSPLWARFFRGYKGFYSIYVHTQPYFVGEVAPEPMFQGRRIPSEVVTWGEISMVEAERRLLASALLDFNNERFVLLSEACIPLYNFSTIYPYLINSKQTFVECYDKEGPVGRGRYDHNMEPAVTVDQWRKGSQWFEVDRHLALEIICDRKYYPLFRDYCKPACYSDEHYIPTFLYIEFKEDNSDRTLTYVDWSKGGPHPYKFGKWEVTLSLLRQMQNGTECMYNGERTRVCFLFARKFVPSSLLRLLELAPEVMNF, encoded by the exons ATGAAGAAGGAAATTCGACAAATGCATCTTAAAACATTAGCCCATTATTTTCTTATACTTGTATGTGGTATAGGGCTTGGGGCCACACTAATCTTTTGCCTTTATAGTATACCCTTAAACTCAAAATCTAAGCAAGTATTCACATTCCAAGTTCCATCCACCATAATCGATAATCAACGTTCAGGGCTTTTCCCTTTAAATCCCCAAATGCAAAACAGAACTGAAATCACCACTCCTCCTACCAATATCATCGTCACCAACACCACCACCAGAACGATTAAAGAGCCAACAGAAACACCAAAGCCATCTGCCACAAGTGCGTTTTTACACAGAATGAAAGATGATGAGTTGTTTTGGAGAGCATCGATGGTTCCTAGAATACGCAAGACTCCATTCAAGAAGACGCCAAAGGTTGCATTCATGTATTTAGTAAGAGGAAGGTTGCCATTATCTCCCCTTTGGGCTAGGTTCTTTCGTGGTTATAAGGGGTTTTACTCCATTTATGTTCATACACAACCATATTTTGTTGGTGAAGTGGCTCCTGAACCGATGTTTCAAGGACGAAGAATTCCAAGTGAG GTGGTTACGTGGGGAGAAATAAGTATGGTGGAAGCCGAACGTCGGCTATTAGCCAGTGCATTACTTGATTTCAATAACGAAAGATTTGTGCTTCTTTCTGAAGCATGCATTCCTCTTTACAACTTCTCAACCATCTACCCATATCTAATCAACTCCAAACAGACATTTGTGGAGTGCTATGATAAAGAGGGACCAGTGGGGCGTGGACGATATGACCACAACATGGAACCAGCAGTTACAGTGGATCAATGGCGAAAAGGCTCGCAGTGGTTTGAAGTTGATCGCCACCTAGCCCTAGAGATTATTTGTGATAGGAAATATTACCCTTTGTTTCGAGACTATTGCAAACCTGCTTGTTATTCAGATGAGCATTACATCCCCACATTCTTATATATAGAGTTCAAGGAAGATAATTCAGATCGGACGTTAACTTATGTTGACTGGTCAAAAGGTGGACCTCATCCCTACAAGTTTGGAAAATGGGAGGTGACACTTTCTTTGTTGAGACAAATGCAGAATGGAACCGAGTGTATGTATAATGGAGAGCGAACAAGAGTTTGCTTTTTGTTTGCTAGAAAGTTTGTACCAAGTTCTTTGCTTAGGTTATTAGAGCTAGCTCCGGAAgtaatgaatttttga